The nucleotide window CGTATCTGGTCTGTTATCCGGCATCTTTGGATAAATTCCGTATTTCACAGGTACATTGGGGTCTTCTTTCTGAAAGGTTCCGAATATTTTATCCCAGATAATCAGGCACATTCCCATATTCTTATCAAGGTATTTTACATTACATGCATGATGGACACGATGGTGAGAAGGCGTTACCAGAATATGCTCTAAAAACCCCATGCTTTTCACTGTCTGGGTATGCACCCATGTTCCATACACCTGCCCGATTGCATAAGCGACCATAATATGCCACGGATTGAATCCTAAAAAGGCAAGCGGTGAGAAATATAAATATCTGTAAAGAGGCTGCAGCACAGGGCTTCTGAATCCTGTTGTAAGATTGAAATATTCTGAACTGTGGTGCGTAATATGAACAGCCCAGAATGCTCTGGAACGATGATCTACATAATGGAGCACATAATAGGCAAAATCTGTAATTACAAAGCACGCCAGTAAATACCAGATACTAAGATCCCATGAGAAAATCCTGTGGTGGTAAAAGAAAAACATTACACCCATGGCAAATGCTTTCATGATAAGGTCAAGGCCAAAGTTCATCAATGCAAGATAAACATTAGTTGCAAGATCTTTCCCACTATATAACTTAGCTTCTGAAACGTGGCTGTAAATCATTTCAGCTAAAATAACTGTAGCATGCAATGGGATAGCCCATGCATATACATTTTCCAGCCCGTCCTCGCTCATAAGAAAATCCATCATCACAAAATAATTTGTGCAAAGGTAGGGTTTTAACCTATTTTTTAAGAAAGTTTTAGACTTTTTTTAAGGAAATTTTAATCTGTAGTTTTATTGGCCAGCTGTCCGCAGGCTGCATCAATATCACCTCCACGGCTTCTTCTGACCATTACAGTAATCCCTGCATTTTCAAGCTGACGGATATAGTTTTCTTCCGCCTGTTTATTGCACTGATCATATTTTCCATCCCCGATAGGGTTATATTGAATCAGGTTAACTTTTGAAGGAACCTGTTTGCAATATTTAATTAGAGCTTTGATATCCTCATCACCGTCATTGATGCCTTTCCATACACAGTATTCAAAGGTGATAACAGAACCAGTTTTTTGGTACCAGTACTGAAGCGCCTCCATAATATCCGTCAACGGAAATTTATCTGAGAAAGGCATGATCTCATTACGCTTGGATTCGATGGCAGAGTGAAGGGATAAGGCCAGCTTCACACGCAGCTCATCATCTGCAAGCATTTTAATCATTTTAGGGATACCGGATGTAGAAACGGTAATTCTCCTCGGAGACATTCCCAATCCTTCCGGCTGGGTAATTTTTTTGATGGCTTCCACTACGTTTTTGTAATTCATCATCGGCTCTCCCATTCCCATAAATACGATATTGGAAAGCGGTCTGTCGAAATACATTCTGCTCTGGCTGTCAATCAGGGCAACCTGGTCTACAATTTCAGCAACTTCAAGGTTTCTCATCCTTTTTAGTCTTGCTGTAGCGCAGAATTCGCAGTTTAAGGAGCATCCTACCTGTGAAGATACGCAGGCTGTAGTTCTTGTTTCTGTAGGAATAAGAACAGACTCCACCATCAGTCCGTCATGAAGTTTCACTCCGTTTTTGATGGTTCCGTCAGAACTTTTTTGAAGAAGGTCTACGGAAACAGGATTAATGGTATATTCTTCCGAAATTTTCTCACGAAGTGATTTTGAAAGATTCGTCATTTCGTCAATTGAATGGAGGTTTTTGCTCCATAGCCAGTCATAGACCTGCTTCGCACGAAACGGTTTTTCTCCTAAAGACACAAAATAGTCTTTAAGCTGGTCTAATGATAATGTACGGATATCTTTCATTTCAGAAATAGGTTGCAGATTTTAGATGTCAGGTTGCAGATACTATTACCTGCAACCTGTTACCTATTATCTTTTTTATAGAATTAACATTGCGTCACCGTAAGAATAGAATTTATACTTTTCTTTTACGGCTTCTTCATAAGCGTGCATTACGAAATCTCTTCCGGCAAATGCAGCAATCATCATGATCAAAGTAGACTTCGGTGTGTGGAAGTTGGTGATCATTGAGTTAGCCACTCCAAATTCGTGAGGAGGATAAATGAACTTATTTGTCCATCCGTTAAAAGCAGAGATTTTTTTATTTGAAGAAACTGAAGTTTCCAATGCTCTCATGGTAGTAGTACCTACTGCACAAACTCTTCTGTGAGCTTCTACCGCTTTGTTGATAATAGCAGCATTTTTCTCATCAATGATGATCTCTTCAGACTCCATTTTATGCTTGGAAAGATCTTCTACCTCAATCGGGTTGAAAGTTCCCAATCCTACGTGAAGCGTAACTTCAGCAAAATTGATTCCCTTGATCTCTAATCTCTTCATCAAATGCTTAGAGAAGTGAAGACCTGCTGTAGGTGCAGCTACTGCTCCTTCTACTTTTGCGTAGATCGTCTGGTATCTTTCTGCATCTTCAGGCTCTACAGCTCTTTTGATATATTTTGGAAGCGGAGTTTCTCCCAGTTCTTTTAATTTAGATCTGAATTCTTCGTAAGAACCGTCGAATAAGAATCTTAATGTTCTTCCTCTTGAAGTTGTGTTATCAATAACTTCAGCTACCAAAGATTCATCTTCAGTGAAGAATAATTTGTTACCAATTCTGATTTTTCTTGCAGGATCTACCAAAACATCCCAAACTCTGGTTTCTTTATCAAGCTCTCTTAATAAGAAAACTTCAATTTTAGCCCCGGTTTTTTCTTTGTTTCCGTAAAGACGTGCAGGGAAAACTTTTGTATTGTTGAAGATGAACAAATCCTCTTCATCAAAATAATCCACTACATCTTTGAATAATTTGTGCTCGATAGTCTGTGTTTTTCTATCAAGTACCATTAATCTCGCTTCGTCTCTGTGCTCTGATGGGTGTTCTGCCAATAATTCTGCAGGAAGATCAAAATTAAAATCTGATGTTTTCATTTTTTAAATTACGGTTTAAAAATTACTGAAATTACAAGGTGTAATTTTCGGAGTGCAAATATACGACATTGAACACCCCTTTGTCAAGTATTATTTACAATCAGATATAAAACCGTGATTTTACGGGGAGTTTCAAGGCACAAAAAGAGTATTTTTGGGAAAATTAAAATTCAATATGGAATCTGTAAGCAAATATACTTCATTGATAATCCGTATCCTGATCGTTATACATTTGAAATATTCAACTGAAAAAGCCAAATTATTTAAAAACTAAAATAAAAGATAAATAATAATGAAGACAACAGGAAGAAGATGAAACGTACCTGGCAAACATTCCCAATTGGATAATCTGAAGTAACAAAAGAGCTTATCAATCCGACAAACTAAAATAATAACACTATAAAAGTAAAAATATCATTATGAGCAAATATTCAATAGAAGCATTTATCAACGAAACAAAAGAAAATCCACAGCAAAGAGATTATTTTGAGCTGGAAACAAAACACCTTCTGGAAATCAATCTAAATAATCAGGCAGTATGGACGAAAAGAGGAAGCATGGTAAGCTATGTGGGAAACATCAATTTTGAAAGACAGGGAATGCTGGCTGGCGGAATTGGAAATCTTCTAAAGAAAGCTATCAGTGGTGAAGGAGCCAGGCTGATGAAAGCAGAAGGTACAGGAAAACTGTATGTAGCCGATTCCGGGAAGAAAGTCCGTATTCTTTATCTGAATAATGAATCTGTCTGCGTGAACGGAAATGACGTTCTTGCCCACGAACAAAGCGTAAAAAGTGATATCACAATGCTGAAAAGTATCGCAGGAATGATGTCCGGTGGTCTTTTCCAGGTAAGACTTTCAGGAACAGGACATATCGCCATTACCACGCACGGAGATCCATTGACCTTGTTGGTAACTCCTGATACACCAGTATTTACAGATCCGAATGCTACTGTTGCATGGTCCGGAAACCTAAACCCGGAACTGAAAACCAACGTTTCTTTCAAAAGCCTTATCGGAAGAGGAAGTGGCGAAGAGTTCCAGATGAAATTCTCAGGACACGGATGGGTGCTGATTCAGCCTTACGAAGAAGTGTACTATATGGAGAAATAAAACAAACAACTTAGAAGAGATCCGGAGTTTCCGTAATAATTAACATTATGGAAACTTCTTTCTGTTTCTTCCCGCGCTCCTCAGATTTTATATTCCATCAAGTACTCAAACCCTCAATTCTCTAACTCTCCAATCAAATCTCAGCCCCTTATCCATCGCCATTTACAAAAGTTTTAATATATTTAGGAAAAAAATAGATGGACAATAGCAACTCCCGCAGGAACTTTCTTAAGACAGCAGCTTTAGCAGGCTTTGGGGCACTGGTTTTACCCAATTCTTTATTTGCCTATTCCAATGATTTTAAAACAGATAAAAAGGTCCGCGTTGGTTTTATTGGCGTCGGTCTTCGTGGGCAGGAACATGTAAAATTACTGGCAAAACGTAATGATGTAGAGATTGTAGCATTTGCAGATCCGGAGAAAAGAATGCTTGCTGCATCTCAAAAAATACTAAAAGACAATAATAAACCGGCTGCTCAGGAGTTTTCCAACGGAGAATATGACTACCGGAATCTTTTAAAATTAAAAACAATAGACGCCGTTGTTATTGCAACACCGTGGGAATGGCATCTTACCCAAGGTGTGGAAGCCATGCGTGCTAAAAAAATTGTGGGCATGGAGGTTTCAGGAGCCATAAAGCTTCAGGACTGCTGGGAATTTGTAAAGGTTTACGAAGAAACGAAAGTTCCTATCTTCATGATGGAAAATGTTTGCTACCGAAGAGATATCATGGCTATTCTGAACATGGTCCGTAAAGGGATGTTCGGGGAATTGGTGCATGGAAGAGGCGGCTATCAGCATGATCTGAGAGGTGTTCTTTTCAATGACGGAGTTACTCCATACAATTCCGGTGCTGAATTCGGAGAAAAAGGATTCAGTGAAGCAAAATGGAGAACCGAACATTATGTAAAACGTAACGGAGAGCTTTATCCTACCCATGGATTAGGTCCGGTTGCCATGATGATGGATATCAACAGAGGAAACCGTTTAACCAAACTGTCTTCATTCTCATCAAAATCTGTAGGACTCCATAAATACATTGTTGAGCATCCAAAAGGTGGAGAAAATCATCCGAATGCCAAAGTCAAATTCAACCAGGGAGATATTGTAACCACCCAGATTGCCTGTGCCAACGGCGAAACCATCCTTCTTACTCATGATACAAGTTTACAGAGACCTTATGATCTTGGTTTCAGGGTTCAGGGAACTGAGGGATTGTGGCAGGATTTCGGATGGGGAGATTTTAACCAGGGACATATTTATTTTGAAAAAACAATGAATCATACCCACCGCTGGGACAATACGGAAAAATGGATGAAAGAATATGATCATCCGATATGGAAGAAGTTTGAAAGCACTGCTGCAGGAGCAGGACATGGTGGAATGGATTTCTTTGTGATGAATACTTTTATAGAATGTATCAAACGAAATATAGAATTCCCTATGGATGTATACGATCTGGCGCTGTGGTATTCAATTACCCCATTGAGTGAAGAGTCTATTGCCAAAGGAGGTCAGGTAGTTGACATCCCTGATTTCACCAACGGAAAATGGAAAACCCGTAAACCTGTATTTGGAATGACCGATGAGTTCTAAGAAGACATTACTCATACTTGCAGGCGGATTAGGAAGCAGGTACAAAGGACTTAAACAGGTGGATGGAATACTCGGTAACGGCTCACCGATTCTTGAATATTCTATTTATGATGCCCTGGAAGCTGGTTTCCAGAAAGTGGTTATTATTGTCAACAAACTGATTCCCGAAA belongs to Chryseobacterium gleum and includes:
- a CDS encoding sterol desaturase family protein translates to MMDFLMSEDGLENVYAWAIPLHATVILAEMIYSHVSEAKLYSGKDLATNVYLALMNFGLDLIMKAFAMGVMFFFYHHRIFSWDLSIWYLLACFVITDFAYYVLHYVDHRSRAFWAVHITHHSSEYFNLTTGFRSPVLQPLYRYLYFSPLAFLGFNPWHIMVAYAIGQVYGTWVHTQTVKSMGFLEHILVTPSHHRVHHACNVKYLDKNMGMCLIIWDKIFGTFQKEDPNVPVKYGIYPKMPDNRPDTVLFYEWRKIWKDLKQPGLKFTDRINYIFNSPGWRHDGTGKTVRQYQKEYFAKQAKRKEQQQNQKEQKTA
- the rlmN gene encoding 23S rRNA (adenine(2503)-C(2))-methyltransferase RlmN, with translation MKDIRTLSLDQLKDYFVSLGEKPFRAKQVYDWLWSKNLHSIDEMTNLSKSLREKISEEYTINPVSVDLLQKSSDGTIKNGVKLHDGLMVESVLIPTETRTTACVSSQVGCSLNCEFCATARLKRMRNLEVAEIVDQVALIDSQSRMYFDRPLSNIVFMGMGEPMMNYKNVVEAIKKITQPEGLGMSPRRITVSTSGIPKMIKMLADDELRVKLALSLHSAIESKRNEIMPFSDKFPLTDIMEALQYWYQKTGSVITFEYCVWKGINDGDEDIKALIKYCKQVPSKVNLIQYNPIGDGKYDQCNKQAEENYIRQLENAGITVMVRRSRGGDIDAACGQLANKTTD
- the queA gene encoding tRNA preQ1(34) S-adenosylmethionine ribosyltransferase-isomerase QueA — encoded protein: MKTSDFNFDLPAELLAEHPSEHRDEARLMVLDRKTQTIEHKLFKDVVDYFDEEDLFIFNNTKVFPARLYGNKEKTGAKIEVFLLRELDKETRVWDVLVDPARKIRIGNKLFFTEDESLVAEVIDNTTSRGRTLRFLFDGSYEEFRSKLKELGETPLPKYIKRAVEPEDAERYQTIYAKVEGAVAAPTAGLHFSKHLMKRLEIKGINFAEVTLHVGLGTFNPIEVEDLSKHKMESEEIIIDEKNAAIINKAVEAHRRVCAVGTTTMRALETSVSSNKKISAFNGWTNKFIYPPHEFGVANSMITNFHTPKSTLIMMIAAFAGRDFVMHAYEEAVKEKYKFYSYGDAMLIL
- a CDS encoding AIM24 family protein → MSKYSIEAFINETKENPQQRDYFELETKHLLEINLNNQAVWTKRGSMVSYVGNINFERQGMLAGGIGNLLKKAISGEGARLMKAEGTGKLYVADSGKKVRILYLNNESVCVNGNDVLAHEQSVKSDITMLKSIAGMMSGGLFQVRLSGTGHIAITTHGDPLTLLVTPDTPVFTDPNATVAWSGNLNPELKTNVSFKSLIGRGSGEEFQMKFSGHGWVLIQPYEEVYYMEK
- a CDS encoding Gfo/Idh/MocA family protein, whose product is MDNSNSRRNFLKTAALAGFGALVLPNSLFAYSNDFKTDKKVRVGFIGVGLRGQEHVKLLAKRNDVEIVAFADPEKRMLAASQKILKDNNKPAAQEFSNGEYDYRNLLKLKTIDAVVIATPWEWHLTQGVEAMRAKKIVGMEVSGAIKLQDCWEFVKVYEETKVPIFMMENVCYRRDIMAILNMVRKGMFGELVHGRGGYQHDLRGVLFNDGVTPYNSGAEFGEKGFSEAKWRTEHYVKRNGELYPTHGLGPVAMMMDINRGNRLTKLSSFSSKSVGLHKYIVEHPKGGENHPNAKVKFNQGDIVTTQIACANGETILLTHDTSLQRPYDLGFRVQGTEGLWQDFGWGDFNQGHIYFEKTMNHTHRWDNTEKWMKEYDHPIWKKFESTAAGAGHGGMDFFVMNTFIECIKRNIEFPMDVYDLALWYSITPLSEESIAKGGQVVDIPDFTNGKWKTRKPVFGMTDEF